From the genome of Scytonema hofmannii PCC 7110, one region includes:
- a CDS encoding DEAD/DEAH box helicase family protein has protein sequence MTAKLTESDVEAATLEWFEQLGYTSIHAPDIAPKERGGEYGELSSRRNIVFIADEAHRSQYGLAARVVKSKDEEEAYISYGFAKYLRDALPNALFIGFTGTPIEKTDKNTTAVFGEYIDIYDIQRAVEDEATVRIYYEGRLAKLELEESERPKIDPDFEEVTEEEEQSTKEKLKTKWAR, from the coding sequence ATGACAGCAAAACTCACAGAATCTGATGTCGAAGCCGCCACCCTGGAATGGTTTGAACAACTCGGCTACACCTCCATCCACGCTCCTGACATTGCACCCAAGGAACGGGGAGGGGAGTACGGAGAACTGTCCTCCCGCCGTAACATTGTGTTTATTGCTGATGAAGCCCACCGTTCCCAATACGGACTTGCGGCACGGGTGGTCAAAAGCAAGGACGAAGAAGAAGCATACATTTCCTATGGCTTTGCTAAATACTTACGAGATGCGTTGCCCAATGCCTTGTTTATTGGTTTTACCGGAACTCCTATAGAAAAAACTGATAAAAATACCACTGCTGTATTTGGGGAATATATTGATATTTACGATATTCAAAGGGCGGTGGAAGATGAAGCCACGGTTCGCATTTACTATGAAGGACGACTTGCCAAACTAGAACTAGAAGAATCAGAACGCCCAAAAATTGACCCAGATTTTGAAGAAGTCACCGAGGAAGAGGAACAATCCACCAAGGAGAAGTTAAAAACCAAATGGGCGAGGTAG